The Persephonella atlantica genome includes a window with the following:
- the panB gene encoding 3-methyl-2-oxobutanoate hydroxymethyltransferase codes for MKTINHFLEAKKEGKKIIMVSTYEFWSAKICEEAGVDCILVGDSAGMVIQGLDTTIPVTVEDMIYHGKAVRRGAPNSFIVIDMPFLSYQVSVEEAVKNAGRIMKETGANAVKLEGGREVSETVEKLVSAGIPVMGHLGLTPQSVHALGGYRVQGKTQEQQKRIIEDAKILEQAGVFAIVLEAVPSNLAKEITEFIEVPTIGIGAGKFTDGQVLVFHDMMGFFDRSPKFVKRYVEGKKLFKEGLNSFINEVRAGTFPGKKHTYD; via the coding sequence ATGAAAACAATAAACCACTTTTTAGAAGCAAAAAAGGAAGGGAAAAAGATAATAATGGTCTCTACATACGAGTTCTGGTCTGCAAAAATATGTGAGGAGGCAGGAGTTGACTGTATTCTCGTAGGAGATTCTGCAGGAATGGTTATTCAGGGACTTGACACAACAATTCCTGTAACTGTTGAAGATATGATTTATCACGGGAAAGCTGTAAGAAGAGGGGCTCCCAACTCTTTTATCGTAATTGATATGCCTTTCCTCAGTTATCAGGTTTCTGTAGAGGAAGCTGTCAAAAATGCAGGAAGGATTATGAAAGAAACAGGGGCCAACGCTGTAAAGTTAGAAGGGGGAAGAGAGGTATCTGAAACTGTAGAAAAACTTGTCTCTGCTGGTATACCTGTTATGGGACATTTAGGACTTACTCCCCAGTCTGTTCATGCCCTTGGAGGTTATCGTGTTCAGGGAAAAACACAGGAACAGCAAAAAAGGATAATAGAGGATGCCAAAATATTGGAGCAGGCGGGAGTTTTTGCTATTGTGTTGGAAGCTGTTCCATCAAACCTTGCAAAAGAGATAACAGAGTTTATAGAGGTTCCCACCATAGGAATAGGAGCAGGAAAATTTACAGACGGTCAGGTTTTAGTGTTCCACGACATGATGGGATTTTTTGACAGGTCTCCAAAGTTTGTTAAAAGATATGTAGAAGGGAAAAAGCTGTTTAAAGAGGGATTGAACAGCTTTATAAATGAAGTTCGGGCAGGGACTTTTCCCGGTAAAAAACATACTTATGATTAG
- the speD gene encoding adenosylmethionine decarboxylase yields MIGFGPHLMVDGYDANYEVLASVEAITDFLDMLPKEINMTKIMPPYVFKYDGGEKPEDWGVSGFVIIAESHISIHTFPEKNYFSIDIFSCNEFDMDRAIEIIKDYFGTDRLEIRTTNRGTEFPRDIGIAASITEAQRNRLV; encoded by the coding sequence TTGATAGGATTTGGACCCCACTTGATGGTTGATGGCTACGATGCAAATTATGAAGTCTTGGCCAGCGTAGAAGCTATAACAGACTTTTTAGACATGCTTCCAAAAGAGATTAATATGACAAAGATAATGCCTCCTTATGTATTCAAGTATGATGGTGGGGAAAAACCAGAAGACTGGGGTGTTTCTGGATTTGTTATCATTGCAGAAAGTCATATAAGCATTCATACATTTCCTGAAAAGAACTACTTTTCCATTGATATATTCTCCTGCAATGAGTTTGATATGGACAGAGCAATAGAGATTATAAAGGATTATTTTGGAACAGACAGATTAGAGATAAGAACAACAAACAGGGGAACAGAATTTCCAAGGGATATTGGTATTGCAGCTTCAATAACTGAAGCTCAGAGAAACAGACTTGTATAG
- the nth gene encoding endonuclease III: MDKDRFIQVLNILEKEFPKWNAPVVSLMAKRDKRTPFQILISTVISLRTKDEITAKASEKLFELADNPHDMLKLSEEEIARAIYPAGFYRNKAKTIKKISEIMVRDYEGNVPDSLEELLKLPGVGRKTANLVLALSFNKPAICVDTHVHRISNRLGFVKTKTPEETEKELMKKVPQKYWNKINDLFVAFGQTICKPVSPLCSKCPVSEMCEKVGVNKSR, translated from the coding sequence ATGGATAAAGACAGATTTATTCAGGTTTTGAATATTCTTGAGAAAGAGTTTCCAAAATGGAATGCCCCTGTAGTTTCCCTTATGGCAAAGAGGGACAAAAGAACCCCTTTCCAGATACTGATATCAACAGTTATCAGCCTGAGGACAAAAGATGAAATCACTGCAAAGGCTTCAGAAAAGCTGTTTGAACTGGCAGACAATCCTCATGATATGCTGAAGCTGTCTGAAGAAGAAATCGCCAGAGCCATATACCCGGCAGGATTTTACAGGAATAAAGCAAAAACCATAAAAAAAATATCAGAGATTATGGTAAGAGACTATGAAGGCAATGTTCCTGACAGTTTAGAAGAGCTCCTGAAACTTCCCGGTGTTGGGAGAAAAACGGCAAATTTAGTGCTGGCACTTTCATTTAACAAACCTGCCATCTGCGTTGACACACATGTTCACAGGATTTCTAACAGATTGGGATTTGTAAAAACGAAAACTCCAGAGGAAACTGAAAAAGAGCTGATGAAAAAGGTTCCCCAGAAGTACTGGAACAAAATAAATGACCTGTTTGTAGCCTTTGGCCAGACAATATGTAAACCTGTGTCTCCTCTATGCTCAAAATGTCCTGTATCTGAGATGTGCGAGAAGGTTGGAGTCAATAAAAGCCGTTAG
- a CDS encoding EAL and HDOD domain-containing protein — translation MKEVYLGRQPILDRDIKIIGYELLFRDKEDNFAVIKDSIEATARVIMNLLTYMDFKEVIDNKLGFINVTPEFIEGELIDLLPENRIVLEISNIERVNKFVLDSIIKVKEKGYKIALDNVRFTELITPLLQNVDYIKLNIKNFNDIQLKEVVDFLKRYSVKLIAVKVETEKDFLFTKELGFDYFQGFFFERPTIKREKKLSSYKVALLNILRLAILEKDINDIEKIIKGYPDLAYKLLRYVNSPFFYLRNRISTMKQALSILGYTNIQKWAILQLFASEGGDIKSNPLLERAVIRGKMMEILTSKITSNINKIEKSYIVGMLSLLDAVLHRPIEDILEGLYLDNEIKQAILENKGDLGNILGSIVSLEKDQIDTAKDYLKNVNLGIEDLLSAELEAITFYENFMETQ, via the coding sequence ATGAAAGAGGTTTATCTTGGAAGACAGCCTATATTAGACAGAGATATCAAGATTATCGGTTATGAACTCCTGTTTAGAGACAAGGAAGACAACTTTGCGGTAATAAAAGACTCTATTGAAGCTACAGCCAGAGTAATAATGAACCTTCTGACATACATGGACTTTAAAGAAGTGATAGATAATAAATTAGGCTTCATCAACGTCACCCCTGAATTTATAGAAGGGGAACTGATTGACCTTTTGCCTGAGAACAGAATTGTTCTCGAAATATCAAATATAGAAAGGGTAAATAAATTTGTTTTAGACAGCATAATAAAAGTAAAGGAAAAAGGTTACAAAATAGCACTTGACAATGTAAGATTTACAGAGCTCATAACTCCCCTACTTCAGAACGTTGATTACATAAAACTGAATATAAAAAACTTTAACGATATACAGTTAAAAGAAGTTGTTGATTTCCTGAAAAGATACAGTGTTAAACTAATTGCCGTAAAGGTTGAAACAGAAAAAGATTTCCTTTTTACAAAGGAGTTAGGATTTGACTACTTTCAGGGATTTTTCTTTGAAAGACCTACCATTAAGAGAGAAAAAAAGCTATCATCTTACAAAGTGGCTCTCCTTAACATACTGAGACTGGCAATACTTGAGAAGGACATTAATGATATAGAAAAAATCATAAAAGGTTATCCAGACCTTGCATACAAACTCCTAAGATATGTTAACAGCCCATTTTTTTATCTGAGAAACAGAATAAGCACAATGAAACAGGCATTATCTATACTTGGTTACACAAATATTCAGAAATGGGCTATCTTGCAGCTTTTTGCCTCTGAAGGAGGAGATATAAAATCTAACCCTCTTTTAGAAAGGGCTGTTATCCGTGGAAAAATGATGGAAATCCTCACGTCAAAGATAACATCTAACATAAACAAAATTGAAAAATCCTACATTGTAGGAATGCTTTCCCTTCTTGATGCAGTTCTTCACAGGCCTATAGAAGATATATTAGAGGGACTGTACTTAGATAATGAGATAAAGCAGGCAATTCTGGAAAACAAAGGAGATTTAGGGAATATATTAGGCTCAATAGTATCACTTGAAAAAGATCAAATAGATACAGCAAAAGATTATCTGAAAAATGTAAATCTCGGCATTGAAGACCTTCTGTCAGCTGAGCTTGAGGCCATCACATTTTACGAAAACTTTATGGAAACTCAGTAA
- a CDS encoding NAD+ synthase, with protein sequence MKKFRIALAQINATVGDLEGNTEKIIEFIKRAREKDVDLIAFPELAITGYPPEDLLLKPSFINKNLQCLQKIAEESKNIISIVGFVDRKDDIFNAAAVLLDGKVIAKYHKNFLPNYGVFDEVRYFQRGNEIVILNMEGYKIGMSICEDIWYPENPINIQAIEGAELVININASPYHVGKVKEREDMLKVRARDNLISIAYVNLVGGQDELVFDGNSFVVDPDGFIVSKGKAFEEDLVISDLDLDAIFRKQLKDNRLRNLRAMYKREERVTEVFLDYRIKDKFETIPQRIELDLTEAEEVYKALVTGLRDYIHKNNFEKVVIGLSGGIDSSLTATIAVDALGKDNVKGVLMPSQYTSKESIEDALQLAENLGIQTFTLPITDIFEKYLSELKPVFEGLKPDVTEENLQARIRGNLLMALSNKFGWIVLATGNKSEMSVGYATLYGDMVGGFAVLKDVYKTKVYELAQYRNSISPVIPQRVLEKPPSAELKPDQKDEDELLPYVILDEIIYMYVEEDISAEDIAKKGFDKKSVERVIKMIDRNEYKRRQAPVGIRITPRGFGKDRRMPITNRYREI encoded by the coding sequence ATGAAAAAGTTCAGGATTGCTCTTGCTCAGATAAATGCTACTGTTGGAGACCTTGAGGGAAATACAGAAAAAATAATTGAGTTTATAAAAAGAGCCCGGGAAAAGGATGTTGACCTTATTGCATTTCCTGAGCTTGCCATAACAGGTTATCCTCCTGAAGACCTTCTTCTTAAACCCAGTTTTATAAACAAAAATCTGCAGTGCCTTCAGAAAATAGCTGAAGAGAGTAAAAATATAATATCTATCGTTGGATTTGTAGACAGGAAAGATGACATATTCAACGCTGCTGCTGTTTTACTTGACGGTAAGGTTATTGCCAAGTACCACAAAAACTTCCTTCCCAACTACGGTGTTTTTGATGAGGTAAGGTATTTTCAGAGGGGAAACGAAATAGTTATCCTGAATATGGAAGGCTACAAAATAGGGATGTCCATATGTGAAGATATATGGTATCCAGAAAACCCTATCAATATTCAGGCTATAGAAGGGGCTGAACTTGTTATTAACATAAATGCCTCTCCGTATCATGTAGGGAAAGTTAAGGAAAGAGAGGATATGCTGAAGGTGAGGGCAAGGGACAATCTGATATCTATTGCTTACGTAAACCTTGTAGGTGGACAGGATGAGCTTGTGTTTGATGGAAACAGCTTTGTTGTTGACCCGGATGGATTTATAGTATCAAAAGGAAAAGCATTTGAAGAAGACCTTGTTATATCTGATTTAGACCTTGATGCAATATTCAGAAAACAGTTAAAAGACAACAGATTGAGAAATCTACGCGCCATGTACAAAAGAGAGGAAAGGGTTACAGAGGTGTTCTTAGATTACAGAATAAAAGATAAGTTTGAAACTATTCCCCAGAGAATAGAGCTTGATTTGACGGAAGCAGAAGAAGTTTACAAGGCACTGGTTACAGGATTGAGAGATTACATACATAAAAATAACTTTGAAAAGGTTGTTATAGGTCTCAGTGGAGGTATAGACAGCTCTCTAACTGCGACGATAGCAGTTGATGCTCTTGGAAAGGATAACGTTAAGGGGGTGCTTATGCCTTCCCAGTACACATCAAAGGAAAGTATAGAGGATGCCCTCCAGCTTGCTGAAAATCTTGGAATACAGACCTTTACTCTTCCTATAACAGATATTTTTGAGAAGTATTTGTCTGAACTAAAACCTGTTTTTGAAGGTCTAAAACCTGACGTTACAGAGGAAAATCTGCAGGCAAGGATAAGGGGAAACCTGCTTATGGCACTGTCTAACAAGTTTGGATGGATTGTTTTAGCTACAGGAAACAAGTCTGAGATGAGTGTTGGTTATGCTACACTTTACGGCGATATGGTTGGAGGATTTGCAGTTTTAAAAGATGTGTACAAAACAAAGGTTTACGAACTTGCCCAGTACAGAAACAGCATATCCCCTGTTATACCTCAGAGAGTTTTAGAAAAACCGCCATCAGCTGAGCTTAAACCTGACCAAAAAGATGAGGATGAGCTGCTGCCTTATGTTATATTAGATGAAATAATATATATGTACGTGGAAGAGGACATATCAGCAGAGGACATTGCAAAAAAAGGGTTTGATAAAAAAAGTGTTGAAAGGGTTATAAAAATGATTGATAGAAACGAGTACAAAAGGAGACAGGCTCCAGTAGGAATAAGGATAACTCCAAGGGGCTTTGGGAAGGACAGAAGGATGCCTATAACAAACAGGTACAGGGAGATTTAG
- a CDS encoding L-threonylcarbamoyladenylate synthase: MKFGQGLFPVKNILMIRISTDFKKAEEVLKSGGIVVAPTDTLYGILADALNPEAVKKVYKLKKRTENKPVIVLIPSVEYLKLFDVYPKKEEIKLLKHGGITVIIPLKDSKKFFYLHRGAGSIAFRIPKKEELIKLMKNIKKPLIAPSANPEGKSPAKDIDEAVAYFGDSIDLYIDGGKIKSSIPSTIVKVNSQVQIIREGSVKKEHIDKIIKSV; this comes from the coding sequence ATGAAGTTCGGGCAGGGACTTTTCCCGGTAAAAAACATACTTATGATTAGAATATCCACAGACTTCAAAAAAGCTGAAGAAGTTCTAAAAAGCGGAGGGATTGTTGTAGCTCCTACAGACACACTTTACGGAATTCTTGCAGATGCATTAAATCCTGAAGCTGTAAAAAAAGTTTACAAGCTAAAAAAAAGAACAGAGAACAAACCTGTTATTGTCCTCATACCTTCTGTAGAATATCTGAAGCTGTTTGATGTTTATCCTAAAAAGGAAGAGATTAAACTGCTAAAACACGGCGGAATTACTGTGATTATACCACTTAAAGACAGCAAAAAGTTTTTCTATCTCCACAGGGGAGCAGGCAGTATAGCATTTAGAATACCAAAGAAAGAAGAGCTTATAAAGCTGATGAAAAACATAAAAAAACCGCTGATAGCTCCCAGTGCAAACCCAGAGGGAAAAAGTCCTGCAAAAGATATAGATGAAGCTGTTGCCTACTTTGGAGACAGTATAGACCTGTACATTGATGGAGGGAAGATAAAAAGCAGTATCCCATCAACGATAGTCAAAGTAAACTCTCAGGTTCAGATAATCAGAGAAGGCTCTGTCAAAAAAGAGCATATAGATAAAATTATAAAATCAGTATAA
- a CDS encoding APC family permease — protein sequence MKEKKLGLWEAVSMAVGTMIGAGIFSILGVGTQICGSNLPVAFIIAALVSFSVAYSYAKLGSVFVSNAGPIEFIIRGIGDNPITGMLSILMWLSYVISISLFAKAFAGYFLALLHLPLSNLYVTVIEGLVILFFTALNFFGAKAVGKAEFWIVLIKLSILLSFVVLGIWSINPEFIKPVFSEKEIVHTFFAASVLFLTYMGFGLITNASENIQNPEKTVPKAIYISIVIVAFVYVSVALVALGNLGFEGLIKAKEYALAEAAKPFLGSIGFTLVAIGALFSTSSAINATLYGGANIAYVLAKKGHLPEVFERKIWFNEPEGLYITAVLSMLFASMFDLSGISSLISFVFLIIYLFVIVSHYRLIDKAGGNKILIIINFILILSVFITLIVYQWENQKGSFYTGFIIVALALIFEISYRLLTKRKFEKRDYHTKKFSIKLPFL from the coding sequence ATGAAAGAAAAAAAGTTAGGTCTGTGGGAAGCTGTTTCTATGGCTGTTGGCACCATGATAGGTGCTGGCATATTCTCCATATTAGGTGTTGGTACCCAGATTTGCGGGAGTAACCTTCCTGTCGCCTTTATCATCGCTGCTTTAGTCTCCTTTTCTGTTGCCTACTCTTATGCAAAATTAGGCTCTGTATTTGTCTCTAACGCTGGTCCCATTGAGTTTATTATCAGAGGTATAGGGGATAATCCTATAACAGGGATGCTCAGTATTCTTATGTGGCTCAGTTATGTTATCTCCATATCTCTTTTTGCCAAAGCCTTCGCAGGATATTTTCTTGCACTTTTACACCTGCCTTTAAGCAATTTATATGTGACTGTCATAGAAGGTTTGGTGATACTTTTTTTTACAGCTTTAAACTTCTTTGGAGCAAAAGCTGTTGGAAAAGCCGAGTTCTGGATTGTTCTGATTAAGCTTTCTATACTGCTCTCTTTTGTTGTTTTAGGAATCTGGAGTATCAATCCTGAATTTATAAAGCCTGTTTTTAGTGAAAAAGAAATTGTTCACACATTCTTTGCTGCATCAGTACTTTTCCTTACCTATATGGGATTTGGGCTGATAACAAATGCTTCCGAAAATATACAAAATCCCGAAAAAACTGTTCCAAAAGCAATATACATAAGCATTGTTATTGTGGCTTTTGTGTATGTATCTGTTGCACTGGTTGCTTTAGGTAATTTAGGGTTTGAAGGACTGATAAAAGCCAAAGAGTATGCTCTGGCAGAAGCAGCTAAACCATTTCTTGGGAGTATTGGATTTACACTTGTGGCTATTGGTGCACTGTTTTCAACCTCTTCTGCTATAAATGCAACCCTTTACGGCGGAGCAAACATCGCTTATGTCCTTGCAAAAAAAGGACACCTTCCAGAGGTTTTTGAAAGGAAGATATGGTTTAATGAGCCTGAAGGATTGTACATAACAGCTGTTTTAAGTATGCTGTTTGCATCAATGTTTGATTTGAGTGGAATTTCCTCACTTATCAGTTTTGTTTTTCTGATCATATATCTGTTTGTTATAGTTTCCCACTACAGACTGATTGACAAAGCCGGCGGAAACAAAATTTTGATTATTATAAACTTTATACTGATACTATCTGTTTTTATCACTTTGATTGTATATCAGTGGGAAAATCAAAAGGGCAGTTTTTATACTGGTTTCATAATAGTTGCACTGGCACTGATTTTTGAAATTTCATACAGACTGTTAACAAAGAGAAAGTTTGAAAAAAGAGATTACCACACCAAAAAGTTTTCTATCAAACTACCTTTTTTATAA
- a CDS encoding glutamate-5-semialdehyde dehydrogenase has translation MDLKIYAENLAKAAKNSQKSLRKINTEIKNKTLLRAAELILENKEKIEEENRKDLQKAEKKGYSKALLDRLALNEKRIKGMVQVLKDVASLPDPVGQIISMWTRPNGLKVGRMRVPLGTIMIIYEARPNVTIEAAALCMKSSNAVLLKGGSETINSNKILVDILKQAARETGFPENAIQFVETTEREVVNHLLQLDQYIDVVIPRGGEGLIRTVAEKAKMPVIKHYKGVCNLYIDNEADMEKALNIAYNAKVQRPSVCNAIENLIVHKDIAEDFLPEIAYYYGKAGVEMRCDELSYQILSTHPKAHDTEIVPAKEEDFYEEFLDLIIAVKVVNSLDEAIDFIHKYGSNHSESIVTENYTKGMRFINEVDSSAVYINASTRFTDGNEFGLGAEMGISTDKIHARGPMGLEELTIPKFIIFGDGQIRDNFGIPKEEQEIEINKEACDLR, from the coding sequence ATGGATTTGAAGATATATGCTGAAAATTTAGCAAAAGCTGCAAAAAATTCACAGAAAAGCCTCAGAAAGATAAACACAGAAATAAAAAACAAAACCCTGCTCAGAGCAGCAGAGCTGATTTTAGAAAACAAAGAAAAAATAGAAGAGGAGAACAGAAAAGACCTGCAGAAAGCAGAGAAAAAAGGATACTCCAAAGCTCTCCTTGACAGATTAGCCCTTAACGAAAAAAGGATTAAAGGTATGGTTCAGGTTTTAAAAGATGTGGCATCTCTTCCTGACCCTGTTGGACAGATTATATCAATGTGGACAAGGCCAAACGGTCTAAAGGTTGGCAGGATGAGGGTTCCTTTAGGAACAATAATGATAATCTACGAGGCAAGACCTAATGTAACCATTGAAGCAGCTGCCCTTTGTATGAAATCCTCTAACGCAGTTTTGCTTAAAGGTGGCAGTGAAACAATAAACTCAAACAAAATACTCGTTGATATACTGAAACAGGCTGCAAGAGAAACAGGTTTTCCAGAAAATGCAATACAGTTTGTAGAAACTACAGAAAGGGAAGTGGTAAATCACCTGCTCCAGTTAGACCAGTACATAGATGTTGTCATACCAAGAGGTGGAGAAGGACTTATAAGGACAGTTGCAGAAAAGGCAAAAATGCCTGTGATAAAACATTACAAAGGTGTGTGTAATTTATACATTGACAACGAAGCAGACATGGAAAAGGCACTGAACATTGCATACAACGCAAAAGTCCAGAGACCTTCTGTATGTAATGCTATTGAAAACCTTATTGTTCACAAAGATATTGCAGAAGATTTTCTGCCAGAGATTGCCTATTACTACGGCAAAGCAGGTGTTGAGATGAGATGCGACGAGCTGTCTTACCAGATACTCAGCACTCATCCAAAAGCACACGACACAGAGATTGTTCCAGCAAAGGAAGAGGATTTTTATGAAGAGTTCCTTGACCTTATTATCGCCGTAAAAGTTGTAAACAGTCTTGATGAAGCGATAGATTTCATACATAAATACGGTTCAAACCATTCGGAATCAATAGTAACTGAAAATTACACCAAAGGTATGAGATTTATTAATGAAGTGGACAGCTCTGCTGTTTACATAAATGCATCCACAAGATTCACAGACGGAAACGAGTTTGGACTTGGAGCTGAGATGGGAATATCAACAGACAAGATACATGCAAGGGGTCCCATGGGATTGGAAGAGCTTACCATTCCAAAATTTATCATATTTGGAGATGGACAGATAAGAGATAACTTTGGTATTCCAAAAGAAGAGCAAGAGATAGAGATAAACAAAGAAGCGTGTGACTTAAGGTGA
- a CDS encoding c-type cytochrome, whose product MKRLVLITCLLLSFTSFGSEAKKLFKKYGCEGCHADYGIVAGPSFYMVKEKYLKKFNGDTEALKKYLYQTIRKGSSGKWFDFLDMKMPSHPQIKEEEMKIIIDYIASIPEPKKGK is encoded by the coding sequence ATGAAAAGATTAGTGCTTATAACATGTCTGCTTTTAAGTTTCACCAGCTTTGGAAGCGAAGCAAAAAAGCTGTTCAAAAAATACGGCTGTGAAGGATGCCACGCAGACTATGGAATAGTTGCAGGTCCCAGCTTTTATATGGTTAAGGAAAAATATCTTAAAAAATTTAATGGAGATACAGAAGCTCTGAAAAAATACCTGTATCAGACAATACGAAAAGGAAGTTCAGGAAAATGGTTTGATTTTCTTGATATGAAAATGCCTTCTCATCCTCAGATAAAGGAAGAAGAGATGAAGATTATCATTGATTATATTGCTTCCATACCAGAGCCCAAAAAGGGGAAATAA
- a CDS encoding 3'-5' exonuclease, which produces MDLLKKLKILRYRNNPYFQKFYQEIKEESLDRITFTSIDLETTGLDISKDEIISFGGIKIKNLKISLGDSFYRVVKPSADIKKESILVHGITPSEIEDAPPIEEILPEFLQFIKGTVIVGYFVTFDIKMLSRYTQKLYGFPILNPYIDLRDFAFYAERKRYRQIVQKEDMTLEELARRYNIPVIHRHNAYYDSLITGLIFIAMVKKNRRFFENFIKKVV; this is translated from the coding sequence ATGGATCTGCTGAAAAAACTGAAGATACTCAGATACAGGAATAATCCATATTTTCAGAAATTTTATCAGGAGATAAAAGAAGAAAGCTTAGACAGAATAACATTTACCTCCATAGATTTAGAGACAACAGGTCTTGATATTTCAAAAGATGAGATAATATCCTTTGGCGGAATAAAGATAAAAAATCTAAAAATCTCATTAGGAGACAGCTTTTACAGAGTTGTAAAACCTTCAGCAGATATAAAAAAGGAAAGTATATTGGTGCACGGCATAACTCCTTCTGAGATAGAAGATGCCCCTCCCATAGAAGAAATTCTTCCTGAATTTTTGCAGTTTATAAAGGGAACAGTTATTGTGGGTTATTTTGTTACCTTTGATATAAAGATGCTTTCCAGATATACACAGAAACTTTATGGATTTCCCATCCTCAACCCCTACATAGATTTGAGGGATTTTGCTTTTTATGCAGAAAGAAAAAGATACAGGCAGATTGTTCAGAAGGAAGATATGACATTAGAAGAGCTTGCCCGCAGATACAACATACCAGTTATCCACAGACATAATGCTTATTACGACAGCCTTATAACAGGGCTTATTTTTATCGCAATGGTAAAAAAGAACAGAAGATTTTTTGAAAACTTTATAAAAAAGGTAGTTTGA